A single genomic interval of Salinarchaeum sp. IM2453 harbors:
- a CDS encoding radical SAM protein — MDSSPHSGGSSQSPHSGGHPGSRDYSEAPLIVTWETTQACALSCDHCRAEAEPNRHPNELSTEEAKELFRSVKEFSPEPILVLSGGDPLERPDLFELLEAAVDMGLSPSITPATTGKLTKSAIKRFKEIGIGRMALSLDGATAETHDSFRGEPGTFETTIQAAEYANEIGVPIQINTTVTAQTVDELPEIIKLVDSYNAAMWEVFFLVPIGRGTELNQLSPQQAYETMEWLYRASRDKSFRVITVEAPFYRRVAQRIQREEGHPPKPVGSTGAGNGFVFIDHTGEVYPSGFLPRSVGSVREKSLPDLYQSAELMEQLRDRQSFSGPCGNCPITEQCGGSRSRAYAATGDPTESDPLCPWAVTGDTGYEPVFNFSG, encoded by the coding sequence ATGGATTCGTCGCCACACTCAGGAGGATCCAGCCAGTCTCCACACTCAGGAGGTCATCCAGGCAGCAGAGATTATTCTGAAGCTCCACTGATCGTTACTTGGGAAACAACACAGGCATGTGCACTGTCATGCGACCACTGCCGAGCAGAAGCGGAACCAAATCGGCATCCAAACGAACTCTCTACCGAAGAGGCAAAAGAACTCTTCCGATCAGTAAAAGAATTCTCGCCGGAGCCGATACTAGTATTATCAGGTGGAGATCCACTGGAGCGACCAGACCTATTTGAATTACTCGAAGCAGCTGTTGACATGGGTCTATCACCATCAATTACGCCAGCAACGACTGGTAAGCTCACAAAGTCAGCAATCAAGCGGTTCAAAGAGATTGGTATTGGACGAATGGCACTCAGCCTTGACGGTGCCACAGCTGAAACGCACGATTCGTTCAGGGGGGAGCCCGGTACATTCGAAACAACGATTCAGGCAGCCGAATACGCAAATGAGATTGGCGTGCCAATTCAGATTAATACAACAGTCACAGCGCAGACTGTTGATGAGTTACCAGAGATCATCAAACTTGTCGACTCATACAATGCTGCGATGTGGGAGGTGTTTTTCCTTGTTCCAATCGGGAGAGGAACAGAGCTAAATCAACTTTCACCACAGCAAGCATACGAAACGATGGAATGGCTCTACAGGGCGAGCAGAGATAAATCATTCCGAGTTATCACTGTCGAGGCGCCATTTTATCGTCGAGTTGCACAGAGAATACAACGAGAGGAAGGACACCCGCCAAAACCTGTTGGGTCGACCGGTGCAGGAAATGGATTTGTTTTTATAGATCACACAGGCGAAGTTTATCCATCTGGATTTCTCCCCAGAAGCGTTGGGTCTGTACGTGAGAAATCGCTTCCTGATCTGTATCAGTCAGCAGAGTTGATGGAGCAATTACGGGACAGACAGTCTTTCTCTGGACCGTGCGGTAATTGTCCAATAACAGAGCAGTGTGGTGGATCACGATCACGGGCATATGCAGCAACTGGAGACCCAACAGAAAGCGACCCGCTTTGTCCTTGGGCAGTCACTGGAGATACCGGATACGAGCCAGTCTTTAACTTTTCAGGCTGA
- a CDS encoding transposase, whose amino-acid sequence MQLTEQFHIPREYHNACDRLTTFVERHTQRFLREKYWTDCHIKAVDNHVGQSYTYIRDGDTDPFEGVDEYLYSRFKRCVYHRVTSTLEAHADELRAFEFVVETVTERKIKQIGWRRLRDRLFSDDSPYIQWAVLESVVEQLNNYYDRHGRFPDDYTDMVGCPEPNGTLPYAPDTGDYHIHEVTVRDGRLSITLNAPDSLSPESYHDWTDHEINFPVHTQFQQMISAGEVGAPTLHESDHGYTLDLPVSVPEQDTNTVSDRVLSVDLGVKKQATAVVIEDGEGQISPPEIVDHSAKDKLFRLNTEAESINDRLAELRRQGKAHTDRFAHLQSEYEQVRRKECRLREQIQHDVANQLVWTALQYQCETIVFESLGQMESPDVTGSLARSISTWARGNLLDRADYKAELVGIETATVNPWMTSRYCPRCGERGETVTAPDDHTECRHGGHFHCPHCGYECDRDVVGAINVGRKYLSDSRMEAVKPVAYMETGNAVHASFPSPADNGETGARSTGVQSTATQEQDTASGCQPRLTQYCPTVRSGESDMGGLHQNHGSNTGRQLPSGSVTTHVLASAIESD is encoded by the coding sequence ATGCAACTGACCGAACAGTTCCATATTCCGAGAGAATACCACAACGCTTGTGACCGACTCACCACGTTCGTCGAGCGTCACACTCAGCGGTTTCTCAGAGAGAAATACTGGACGGATTGCCATATCAAAGCTGTCGACAACCACGTCGGACAGTCCTATACCTACATCCGAGACGGCGATACAGACCCGTTTGAGGGCGTTGATGAATACCTCTACAGCCGGTTTAAGCGATGTGTCTACCACCGTGTCACCAGCACGCTTGAGGCTCACGCCGATGAACTACGAGCGTTTGAGTTCGTTGTTGAAACGGTCACTGAACGGAAAATAAAACAAATCGGGTGGCGGCGGCTACGCGACCGATTGTTCAGCGACGACTCGCCATACATCCAGTGGGCCGTGTTGGAATCAGTTGTCGAACAATTGAACAACTACTACGACCGTCATGGTCGGTTCCCCGACGACTATACTGATATGGTCGGGTGTCCTGAACCAAACGGAACACTCCCATATGCACCTGACACAGGCGACTACCACATTCACGAGGTGACTGTTCGGGATGGTCGACTCAGTATTACGTTGAACGCCCCTGATTCACTCTCGCCGGAGTCGTACCACGATTGGACCGACCACGAAATCAACTTCCCAGTCCATACGCAGTTCCAGCAGATGATTTCAGCTGGTGAGGTGGGCGCACCAACGCTCCACGAATCCGATCACGGATACACGCTGGATCTTCCGGTTTCGGTTCCTGAACAGGACACCAACACTGTTTCCGACCGCGTGCTGTCGGTCGATCTTGGTGTGAAAAAGCAAGCTACGGCGGTCGTGATCGAAGACGGTGAGGGACAAATCAGCCCACCGGAGATTGTCGACCACTCGGCAAAAGACAAACTGTTCCGACTGAACACTGAGGCGGAAAGCATCAATGACAGGTTAGCAGAACTCCGGCGACAGGGGAAAGCTCACACTGATCGGTTTGCCCATCTACAGAGTGAATACGAACAGGTCAGACGCAAAGAATGCCGACTCCGCGAGCAAATCCAGCACGACGTAGCCAATCAGCTGGTGTGGACCGCGCTACAATACCAGTGCGAAACAATCGTCTTTGAGTCGCTCGGACAGATGGAATCGCCGGATGTAACTGGTTCGCTGGCCCGTTCGATTTCGACGTGGGCGCGTGGCAATCTATTAGATCGAGCCGACTACAAAGCCGAGTTGGTTGGAATCGAGACAGCGACGGTGAATCCGTGGATGACAAGCCGATACTGTCCTCGGTGTGGTGAACGCGGTGAGACAGTCACCGCTCCGGACGATCACACCGAGTGTCGCCACGGCGGTCACTTCCACTGCCCGCACTGTGGCTACGAGTGCGACCGTGACGTAGTTGGTGCGATCAATGTTGGACGGAAATATCTCTCAGACAGCAGGATGGAAGCGGTGAAACCTGTCGCCTATATGGAGACAGGAAATGCTGTTCACGCCAGTTTTCCATCACCTGCTGACAACGGAGAGACAGGTGCCCGTTCAACTGGCGTTCAGTCCACAGCCACACAGGAACAGGATACGGCAAGCGGCTGTCAGCCCCGGCTGACTCAATACTGTCCCACTGTGCGGAGTGGTGAGTCAGACATGGGTGGACTGCATCAAAATCATGGTAGCAACACGGGCAGGCAGTTGCCCAGCGGTAGTGTCACAACGCACGTTCTTGCCAGTGCTATTGAATCCGACTGA
- a CDS encoding biotin/lipoate A/B protein ligase family protein, whose product MTSLLAEKEWRVIPEEETRSGPMQMALEEVAAETARNGGPRTVRVYRWKPSTLSLGYRQAAETVDWEFCDQQSIDVTRRPTGGGGIYHDTIGDISYSIIAPSKELPQDVMESYHLLCQPVLEAFNKMNIAADFAEREYPAIHEPACYLRGVNPAHDIVVDGQKISGNAQNRQQETVIQHGSISYKLTPETQLGCFANPETNAKTYRDRVTSINEQVGLTRKNAVRTLKETLTAWTDASQGEWSNEEIAKAKELAEAKYRSDAWVKDRSDPTETS is encoded by the coding sequence ATGACAAGTCTTCTCGCGGAAAAGGAATGGCGTGTAATTCCAGAAGAGGAAACGCGATCCGGCCCAATGCAAATGGCATTGGAAGAGGTTGCTGCAGAAACAGCGCGTAACGGAGGGCCAAGGACGGTTCGTGTGTACCGGTGGAAGCCAAGCACGCTATCACTCGGGTATCGGCAGGCAGCTGAGACAGTTGATTGGGAATTTTGTGATCAACAGTCGATTGATGTAACTCGACGACCGACCGGAGGAGGAGGAATTTATCACGATACAATTGGCGATATCTCCTACAGTATCATTGCCCCAAGTAAAGAACTACCTCAGGATGTAATGGAAAGTTATCACCTGCTTTGTCAGCCAGTGTTAGAGGCATTTAACAAGATGAACATTGCTGCTGATTTTGCCGAGAGGGAGTATCCTGCTATACACGAGCCAGCATGTTATCTCCGGGGGGTTAACCCGGCGCATGACATCGTAGTAGACGGGCAGAAGATTAGTGGGAACGCACAGAATAGGCAGCAGGAAACAGTAATCCAACACGGATCAATATCATACAAGCTCACACCAGAAACACAACTGGGTTGTTTTGCAAATCCAGAGACAAACGCAAAAACATACAGGGATCGGGTTACCTCGATTAACGAGCAGGTAGGACTGACCCGAAAAAATGCTGTAAGAACGCTCAAAGAAACACTTACAGCATGGACAGACGCATCACAGGGCGAATGGAGCAATGAAGAAATTGCAAAAGCAAAGGAATTAGCCGAGGCGAAGTATCGTTCTGATGCATGGGTGAAAGATCGCTCAGATCCGACTGAAACAAGCTGA
- a CDS encoding 50S ribosomal protein L40e, which produces MAGFDKAEERMLEKQICMRCNARNPQRADQCRKCGHKNLRPKAKESRAA; this is translated from the coding sequence ATGGCTGGATTCGATAAAGCAGAAGAACGGATGCTCGAAAAACAAATTTGTATGCGCTGCAACGCCCGGAATCCACAGCGGGCGGACCAATGTCGAAAATGTGGACATAAGAATCTGCGACCAAAAGCAAAGGAATCGCGAGCAGCTTAA